A genomic segment from Actinoplanes sichuanensis encodes:
- a CDS encoding MauE/DoxX family redox-associated membrane protein, which translates to MYLSTACRVLLGAVFVAAALGKLSSRTRMRDFTESLRQLRLMPARTVASVAVALGLTEAAVPVLLIADGTAAAGFTVALGLLGVLTAGVAVALVRGTPAPCRCFGHRESPLSHWHLLRNGLLAGAAVIGLTGPAGNGTDPAGVLIAAVAGITAAVLIICLDDLIELFTAVPPPRHSPTTRTSDDVRNRRPGAPQRGHRPEPAADARRDQAPAHAHGHARGRRWQRRIAGLDSRR; encoded by the coding sequence ATGTATCTCTCGACGGCATGTCGAGTCCTGCTCGGCGCCGTGTTCGTAGCGGCGGCCCTGGGCAAACTGAGCTCCCGCACGAGGATGCGCGACTTCACCGAGTCGCTGCGTCAGCTGCGCCTGATGCCCGCCCGGACGGTGGCGTCCGTCGCGGTCGCTCTGGGCCTCACCGAGGCGGCCGTGCCCGTGCTGCTCATCGCCGACGGCACCGCCGCTGCCGGCTTCACCGTCGCGCTGGGCCTGCTCGGCGTGCTGACGGCCGGAGTGGCCGTCGCTCTGGTGCGGGGCACGCCCGCGCCGTGCCGCTGCTTCGGCCACCGGGAATCCCCGCTCAGCCACTGGCATCTGCTGCGTAACGGCCTGCTGGCGGGCGCGGCCGTGATCGGCCTGACCGGACCCGCCGGCAACGGAACGGACCCGGCCGGGGTGCTGATCGCGGCAGTCGCCGGCATCACCGCCGCCGTGCTGATCATCTGCCTCGACGATCTCATCGAGCTGTTCACCGCCGTGCCGCCGCCCCGGCACTCTCCGACGACAAGGACTTCCGATGACGTACGTAATCGCCGCCCTGGTGCTCCTCAGCGTGGTCACCGCCCTGAACCTGCTGCTGATGCTCGGCGTGATCAGGCGCCTGCGCACGCACACGGCCATGCTCGCGGCCGGCGGTGGCAGCGTCGCATCGCCGGGCTTGATTCCCGCCGGTGA
- a CDS encoding AfsR/SARP family transcriptional regulator, whose amino-acid sequence MDFFVLGPLVVRDRDEPVRLCPRRRERCLLGLLLLEPGRPVTAGRLVDLLWDGEPPARAEAMLRSHVSRLRSSLSGLNEVRLRRQGAAYLLEVAPDRVDVHRFTALVRTASQVTGPDRRSRILREALGLWRGNLLADIASDRLRDRVGEDLTEARLGAAEDLFEAELACGWHDQAVPALTDLVADHPYRERLISLLMLALYRSGRQTDALEVYRRALARLAGDLGISPGAGLRRLHEAVLCRDPEIDPPLTSSGSTPLASPVVPAQLPAAPRHFFGREGDLAALAAAGTGAALVTVEGAAGVGKTALVLRWAAAARRRFTDGQLFVDLRGFAAEALLSPSDVLSQLLRALGVPAADLPADTATAAARFRAVVGWRRMLILLDNAAGAEQVRPLLPAGPRCVVVITSRNRLADLPGAGKAVRITLGPLPVSDAMGLLRAFLGTERMDQSPGAANALSRACGHLPLALRIAAANLADDPGRSIASYLQEAAATGLSAWSVEGDPHAAVRRAFDLSYAKLAPPAARLFRLSGLGPGPILSITAAAALAGGNVDETRALMRVLTDAHLVEAGRPGRYEMHDLIALHARERLSTDEPAAHREAARARLFGWYLGVFHAAHALLAPHRRTLPVTSPDPPVPPEFPVTWETALTFLDAERPGLVALIRSAAAAALDEPAWQLAYLLGPYFQLRGDGPDSLEIYRIGLGAAQRVGSPSAQAALHNSAGIAYATAHRLPEAAEHLSRAVALFREGGQADAEAGALTNLGRLLAEQNHLPEARAAFERAVRLRAGSGDAARLGFILNNLGGTLAAMGETRRADRCLRLALALHRRNGDLAGEGNTLDSIGALQLETGAVQEALVSLHTALDVLRAAGYREAEGVTLANLGRAYLRRGDTTAAVGYLRRAADHYDEASDWHRAEQIRHELDALVGGSSPEDADETGDLDQPGPATVGDQSDG is encoded by the coding sequence ATGGACTTCTTCGTGCTCGGACCGCTGGTCGTCCGCGATCGGGACGAGCCCGTCCGGCTCTGCCCTCGCCGGCGCGAGCGCTGTCTGCTCGGCCTGCTGCTGCTGGAGCCGGGCCGGCCGGTGACCGCGGGCCGCCTGGTCGACCTGCTCTGGGACGGCGAGCCGCCGGCCCGCGCCGAGGCGATGCTGCGCAGTCACGTCTCGCGGTTGCGCAGCTCGTTGTCCGGCCTGAACGAGGTACGACTGCGCCGCCAGGGCGCGGCCTACCTGCTGGAGGTGGCGCCGGACCGGGTGGACGTACACCGGTTCACCGCCCTGGTGCGAACGGCCTCGCAGGTGACCGGCCCGGACCGCCGCAGCCGGATTCTGCGCGAGGCGTTGGGGCTGTGGCGCGGGAACCTGCTGGCGGACATCGCCTCCGACCGGCTGCGGGATCGGGTGGGCGAAGACCTGACGGAGGCACGCCTGGGCGCCGCCGAGGATCTCTTCGAGGCCGAGCTCGCCTGTGGATGGCATGACCAGGCGGTTCCGGCACTCACCGACCTGGTCGCGGATCATCCGTACCGTGAGCGGCTGATCTCGCTGCTCATGCTGGCGCTGTACCGTTCGGGTCGGCAGACCGACGCCCTGGAGGTCTACCGCCGCGCCCTGGCCCGGCTGGCCGGCGATCTGGGCATTTCGCCGGGTGCCGGCCTGCGCCGTCTGCACGAGGCGGTGCTCTGCCGTGATCCGGAGATCGACCCGCCGCTCACCTCGAGCGGCTCCACTCCGCTCGCCTCCCCTGTGGTGCCGGCTCAGCTCCCCGCGGCGCCGCGGCACTTCTTCGGTCGGGAGGGCGATCTCGCCGCGCTCGCCGCGGCCGGTACCGGTGCCGCACTCGTCACCGTCGAGGGGGCAGCCGGAGTCGGCAAAACCGCTCTCGTCCTGCGTTGGGCGGCCGCCGCCCGCAGACGGTTCACCGACGGCCAGCTCTTCGTCGACCTGCGTGGGTTCGCCGCCGAAGCGCTCCTGTCGCCCTCCGACGTCCTGTCACAACTACTCCGCGCGCTCGGCGTCCCCGCTGCCGACCTGCCCGCCGACACCGCTACGGCGGCGGCGAGATTCCGGGCGGTCGTCGGCTGGCGACGAATGTTGATCCTGCTCGACAACGCCGCCGGCGCCGAACAGGTCCGACCGCTGCTGCCCGCCGGGCCCCGGTGCGTCGTGGTGATCACCAGCCGCAACCGGCTGGCCGATCTACCCGGGGCCGGGAAGGCCGTCCGGATCACGCTGGGCCCCCTGCCCGTGAGCGACGCGATGGGTCTGCTGCGAGCGTTCCTAGGCACCGAGCGCATGGACCAGAGCCCGGGCGCGGCGAACGCACTCTCCCGCGCCTGCGGCCACCTCCCGCTGGCGCTGCGGATCGCGGCGGCCAATCTCGCCGACGACCCGGGCCGGTCCATCGCCTCCTACCTGCAGGAGGCGGCCGCGACCGGCCTTTCCGCATGGAGCGTCGAAGGCGATCCCCACGCCGCGGTGCGACGAGCCTTCGACCTCTCGTACGCGAAACTGGCACCCCCGGCCGCCCGCCTCTTCCGGTTGTCGGGCCTCGGTCCCGGCCCGATCCTGTCGATCACGGCCGCGGCCGCGCTGGCCGGCGGCAACGTCGACGAGACCCGGGCGCTGATGCGGGTGCTGACCGACGCGCACCTCGTGGAGGCCGGTCGACCCGGCCGGTACGAGATGCACGACCTCATCGCGTTGCACGCGCGGGAACGGCTGTCCACCGACGAGCCGGCCGCGCACCGGGAAGCGGCCCGTGCACGGCTTTTCGGCTGGTATCTCGGCGTCTTCCACGCGGCCCACGCGCTTCTCGCACCACACCGGCGGACGCTGCCGGTCACCTCGCCCGATCCACCCGTCCCGCCGGAGTTCCCCGTCACCTGGGAGACGGCCCTGACGTTCCTGGACGCGGAACGCCCCGGCCTCGTCGCGTTGATCCGCTCCGCCGCCGCAGCCGCACTGGACGAACCCGCCTGGCAGCTGGCGTACCTGCTGGGGCCCTACTTTCAGCTCCGCGGTGACGGCCCGGACAGCCTCGAGATCTATCGGATCGGGCTCGGCGCGGCCCAGCGGGTCGGCAGCCCGTCGGCCCAGGCCGCGCTGCACAACAGCGCCGGGATCGCCTACGCGACGGCACACCGGCTGCCGGAGGCGGCCGAACACCTGTCTCGTGCCGTCGCGCTGTTCCGCGAAGGCGGGCAGGCCGACGCCGAGGCCGGCGCGCTGACCAACCTGGGCCGCCTCCTGGCCGAGCAGAACCATCTGCCTGAGGCTCGGGCGGCGTTCGAACGGGCGGTGCGGCTGCGGGCCGGCAGCGGCGACGCGGCACGGCTCGGCTTCATCCTGAACAATCTCGGCGGAACGCTGGCGGCGATGGGTGAGACCCGCCGGGCCGATCGATGCCTGAGGCTCGCGCTGGCGCTGCATCGCCGCAACGGTGACCTGGCCGGGGAGGGCAACACGCTGGACAGCATCGGCGCCCTGCAGCTGGAGACCGGCGCGGTGCAGGAGGCACTCGTCAGCCTGCACACCGCCCTCGACGTCCTGCGCGCGGCGGGCTACCGAGAGGCCGAGGGAGTGACGCTCGCCAACCTGGGGCGGGCGTACCTGCGCCGGGGAGACACCACGGCGGCCGTCGGATATCTGCGCCGGGCCGCCGACCACTACGACGAGGCGAGCGACTGGCACCGAGCCGAGCAGATCCGCCACGAGCTGGATGCCCTGGTCGGCGGATCCTCGCCCGAGGATGCCGATGAGACCGGGGATCTCGACCAGCCTGGTCCCGCTACGGTCGGAGATCAATCAGATGGGTAG
- a CDS encoding CocE/NonD family hydrolase yields MNLRRRAAAAAAALITVAALAVGGPATAAAVSPPGATHEENPRVPEGAVWTEAYFPSADDSGVELHADVLRPAHLPARARTPVILAVGSYFSHAGQTGPEGWTRTGPSSRFADFTSGTGLFARGYTYVMVDLRGFGGSTGCLDWMGPGEQADVKAAIQWVATQPWSTGKVGMYGKSYDAVTGLVGNNLRLPALKAVVAQEPVWDMYNYLFSNGVPRPNVTGTPNAYNGIATMAPLPDDTGRYRANAQYEQAHPECLADNLANNDNPDPGSPYWRARDLAAQARGTNTPLFVTQGFIENNTKPEDMQEFLDNHHGVERGWLGQWEHVRGNETNGQGQLLMGRAGFFDEVMRFYDRYLKGIRPAVHDPAYAVEDNTGAWRAQPTWPTPSAHTRSALADGRYVDDGIASTLAVPTGQEWDMEHYTDPAPPAAKGLAADTHSYLTWSTPVESRLRITGTPQITMHASAPGNVMARLWDVAPDGTAVMFDENVALIERAGRVAFDLKSTDWTFEVGHRLGVQIGTIGSGSWRDTPSGNTIEITRARMNLALQNPRLDVPTQGDRSPFLDTYLRQYTRTFTDVGEGTFTLTPRHRP; encoded by the coding sequence ATGAATCTACGCAGACGGGCAGCGGCCGCGGCCGCCGCGCTGATCACGGTTGCCGCTCTCGCGGTGGGTGGCCCGGCGACCGCCGCCGCTGTCTCGCCACCGGGAGCCACCCACGAGGAGAACCCACGGGTGCCGGAGGGCGCGGTGTGGACCGAAGCCTACTTCCCGTCCGCCGACGACAGCGGCGTCGAGCTGCACGCCGACGTCCTGCGCCCGGCGCACCTGCCGGCGCGCGCCCGTACGCCGGTGATCCTCGCGGTCGGCTCGTACTTCAGCCACGCGGGCCAGACCGGACCGGAGGGGTGGACCCGGACCGGCCCGTCCAGCCGGTTCGCGGACTTCACCAGCGGCACCGGCCTGTTCGCCCGTGGCTACACCTACGTCATGGTCGACCTGCGTGGTTTCGGCGGAAGCACCGGCTGCCTCGACTGGATGGGCCCGGGGGAGCAGGCCGACGTCAAGGCCGCGATCCAGTGGGTGGCGACGCAACCGTGGTCGACGGGCAAGGTGGGCATGTACGGCAAGTCGTACGACGCCGTCACCGGGCTCGTCGGCAACAATCTGCGCCTGCCCGCCCTGAAGGCCGTGGTGGCTCAGGAGCCGGTGTGGGACATGTACAACTACCTGTTCAGCAACGGGGTGCCCCGGCCCAACGTGACCGGTACTCCGAACGCCTACAACGGCATCGCCACGATGGCGCCGCTACCCGACGACACCGGCCGCTATCGGGCCAACGCCCAGTACGAGCAGGCCCACCCCGAATGCCTCGCCGACAACCTCGCGAACAACGACAACCCCGATCCCGGCTCGCCCTACTGGCGCGCGCGTGACCTGGCGGCCCAGGCCAGGGGGACGAACACCCCGCTCTTCGTCACACAGGGCTTCATCGAGAACAACACCAAGCCCGAGGACATGCAGGAGTTCCTCGACAACCACCACGGCGTCGAGCGCGGCTGGCTGGGGCAGTGGGAGCACGTCCGCGGCAACGAGACCAACGGCCAGGGGCAGCTGCTGATGGGTCGCGCCGGGTTCTTCGACGAGGTCATGCGCTTCTACGACCGCTACCTGAAGGGCATCCGCCCGGCGGTGCACGACCCGGCCTACGCCGTCGAGGACAACACCGGCGCGTGGCGCGCCCAGCCGACCTGGCCGACGCCGTCCGCCCACACCAGGTCGGCCCTGGCCGACGGGCGGTACGTCGACGACGGCATCGCCTCGACCCTGGCCGTGCCCACCGGCCAGGAGTGGGACATGGAGCACTACACCGATCCCGCTCCGCCCGCCGCCAAGGGCCTCGCGGCCGACACGCACAGCTATCTCACCTGGTCCACGCCGGTCGAGTCCCGGCTGCGGATCACCGGCACCCCGCAGATCACGATGCACGCGAGCGCGCCGGGCAATGTCATGGCGCGGCTGTGGGACGTCGCCCCGGACGGGACCGCGGTGATGTTCGACGAGAACGTGGCGCTGATCGAACGAGCCGGCCGCGTCGCGTTCGACCTGAAGTCCACGGACTGGACCTTCGAGGTGGGTCATCGGTTGGGCGTGCAGATCGGAACGATCGGCAGCGGAAGCTGGCGCGACACCCCGAGCGGCAACACGATCGAGATCACCCGCGCGCGAATGAACCTCGCCCTGCAGAACCCGCGGCTCGATGTGCCGACCCAGGGTGACCGGTCGCCGTTCCTCGACACGTACCTGCGGCAGTACACCCGCACGTTCACCGACGTCGGCGAGGGAACCTTCACGCTCACCCCGCGCCACCGGCCCTGA
- a CDS encoding M6 family metalloprotease domain-containing protein has translation MTTGRRLFSALSVAALVVAGAFHTAPATAAPPTGDPDTPWRMRHWPQTQPWQVDEAVTLGGPAGTPQPIDPQRYELPDTMTWDDYRAVPGTDWADPAVRGSERTFNGALVLVDYPNQPFVVTQPANSTIYGNPSGVQNLDRSEVPAFYRDFLNEPGTLNRGHTIHEYWMEDSNGRFGIDLSAFGVYQMPHSSHEYGIENSMQRGLGCPADDVCGRDLRTDARAAWIAAVGEQEAASYDFVFFLSAGQDESATWQEFGPMKFTAKEDVSEEFGPPDASLPNWNATRYVEWTSWQASANIWPNATQGSSLQAESSGMSTYAHEFSHILGIGDNYNNPYSVPARRDYSGPWEMLSRGTFNGPGGPHSRWLIPGTAGSSMGAQHMLRNKMKLGIVDDTAVLRLSRAGLAESGVVITRVTARVVDPGPRRPAGINVTLDGGDRGPACNTATDPYCDGGGYDNYTLEVVDRMGFDSFTPDSGVLLAKTKNADAAPFIWTIDANPQDIDKVDFVLPDGTPQKMTIGDYRQLSDALFHAGTGSGSLFEYADTANRLHFYVLDRSRDRHGVLSYEVAVRSLDGAGPAVRGVRASPAIARPGPSGWARCTIPIRNTGRDADVFRISAPGAVLPRAVVGVAGHRSATVEVYVKGVRAVPVEVRSESDPGATATTSCTARR, from the coding sequence ATGACGACGGGGCGACGGTTGTTCTCGGCACTGTCCGTGGCGGCGCTCGTGGTGGCCGGCGCCTTCCACACCGCACCGGCGACGGCCGCGCCACCGACCGGCGATCCGGACACGCCGTGGCGCATGCGGCACTGGCCGCAGACCCAGCCCTGGCAGGTCGACGAGGCGGTCACCCTGGGCGGCCCGGCGGGCACGCCACAACCGATCGACCCCCAGCGGTACGAGCTGCCGGACACGATGACCTGGGACGACTATCGCGCCGTGCCGGGCACCGACTGGGCCGACCCGGCGGTGCGCGGCTCGGAACGCACTTTCAACGGGGCGCTGGTGCTGGTCGACTACCCGAACCAGCCGTTCGTGGTCACGCAACCGGCGAACTCGACGATCTACGGGAACCCGTCCGGCGTACAGAATCTGGATCGCTCTGAAGTGCCGGCGTTCTACCGGGACTTCCTGAACGAACCGGGGACACTCAACCGCGGCCACACCATCCACGAATATTGGATGGAGGACTCGAACGGGCGTTTCGGCATCGACCTGAGCGCGTTCGGCGTCTATCAGATGCCGCACTCCAGTCACGAGTACGGCATCGAGAACTCCATGCAGCGCGGACTCGGTTGCCCGGCCGACGACGTGTGCGGGCGTGACCTGCGTACCGACGCGCGTGCCGCCTGGATCGCGGCGGTCGGCGAGCAGGAGGCGGCCTCGTACGATTTCGTCTTCTTCCTCTCGGCTGGCCAGGACGAGTCGGCCACCTGGCAGGAGTTCGGCCCGATGAAGTTCACCGCCAAGGAGGACGTGAGCGAGGAGTTCGGCCCGCCGGACGCGTCGCTGCCGAACTGGAACGCGACCCGGTACGTCGAGTGGACCTCCTGGCAGGCGTCGGCGAACATCTGGCCGAACGCCACCCAGGGCAGCTCACTGCAGGCGGAGAGCTCCGGCATGTCGACGTACGCGCACGAGTTCAGCCACATACTCGGCATCGGCGACAACTACAACAACCCGTACTCGGTCCCGGCCCGCCGCGACTACAGCGGACCGTGGGAGATGCTGAGTCGCGGCACGTTCAACGGACCCGGCGGACCGCACAGCCGGTGGCTGATCCCGGGAACCGCGGGCTCGTCGATGGGCGCACAACACATGCTGCGCAACAAGATGAAGCTCGGCATCGTCGACGACACCGCGGTGCTGAGGCTCTCCCGCGCGGGCCTGGCCGAGTCCGGCGTCGTGATCACCCGGGTGACGGCGCGCGTGGTCGATCCCGGCCCGCGCCGGCCGGCCGGTATCAACGTCACCCTGGACGGCGGCGACCGTGGGCCGGCCTGCAACACCGCGACGGACCCGTACTGCGACGGCGGTGGATACGACAACTACACCCTGGAAGTCGTCGACCGGATGGGCTTCGACTCGTTCACCCCGGACTCCGGCGTGCTACTGGCCAAGACGAAGAACGCGGATGCCGCCCCGTTCATCTGGACCATCGACGCCAACCCGCAGGACATCGACAAGGTCGACTTCGTGCTGCCGGACGGCACGCCACAGAAGATGACGATCGGGGACTACCGGCAACTCTCCGACGCGTTGTTCCACGCCGGCACCGGATCGGGCAGCCTCTTCGAGTACGCGGACACGGCCAACCGGCTGCACTTCTACGTCCTGGACCGCAGCCGGGACCGGCACGGCGTGCTCTCGTACGAGGTCGCGGTCCGCTCCCTCGACGGCGCCGGGCCGGCGGTCCGCGGTGTGCGGGCGTCGCCGGCCATCGCCCGACCCGGGCCGTCCGGCTGGGCCCGGTGCACGATCCCGATCCGCAACACCGGCCGGGACGCCGACGTCTTCCGGATCTCCGCGCCGGGGGCGGTGCTGCCCCGGGCGGTCGTCGGAGTGGCCGGCCACCGGTCGGCCACGGTCGAGGTCTACGTCAAGGGCGTGCGGGCGGTGCCGGTCGAGGTCAGGTCGGAGAGCGACCCGGGCGCGACCGCCACGACCTCCTGCACCGCGCGACGATGA
- a CDS encoding TIR domain-containing protein, which translates to MRFNGFISYSHAADGKLAPAVQRGLHRLARPWHRRQALWIFRDQTGLSVTPGLWSSIQKALDGSEWFVLLASPAAARSAWVNREIEYWIATKPAGRILPVVTDGEWRWDAEADDLSADSTAVPDALRGVFAEEPLFLDLRWANDDRRLNLRDSRFRDAIAELAAPMHGVGKDELESEDLRQHRQSRRLRRVAVAAVALLTVVASGTAVLADHNADRATASAVEAQRQQRDAAHQRGEAERYAEQARRQQDNARAQEARARAATTERKRQEERAREQQLAAQRAAAEADRQEKAARRQQELAKRARELAREQEAVAREQRELAQQSSREATSQRIIAEQQQRLAEEAAAETERQRRNAQQQQRMADEAAEEARRQKALAEQNARKAEAAAAEARRHEAGAEEQKRVTTGRRLINQAKATIDNDPVLALRLGIAAQRIQPGTEARTELAGIVAATRRAGTMSDTWYAAHGSGGVIAVVESDFTAGLWNVADPANPVRLAPLDGFLFTAQPVFSGDGRLLVMSGGFELTPQLFDVSDPAHPVLVGTVPEPAGNWTTFSPDGKMLGVVDLDGVWSLWDVSDPARPALLTRQTEGYPAPLGFSPDGRSVVAAGAPGTVWNITDRTRPTKVGTLPGDWTQVTVHPVRPLLATNDDAGTLAFWRLDDPARPQRGDTAPTRSHAVAFSPDGRTMASSDDDGTARLWDLTDTPVPMLELSDQGGSPRSMSFSPDGRTLATVGSTRTLSLWNATAHGEPTAVGQADGTAGRTVTAALTSDGRRLTTVHADGTATVWDVTDRAHPLRRATVRVHDGGIGAAAVSPSGALIAAGGLTPEAPLTLTEVGDPSAPKTVRGLPGGEPGGRITFSPDGRTLAVDIGNYSIAFWDVTEPSRAALLSLLHGVDWVEAVTYSPDGHTIAVGEGRSVALWDVTDRTKPVRRTTLKGHADAVLGAAFSPDGRMLATGSADRTAAVWNLDGRARRQAILTGTRAAVRSVAFAPDGRTLTTGSEDGSVAFWDVGELSGPVRMTAMRRASLGSKSLVPHPDGRTLTASGGELGGRRAVLWDYSSLIALRDEPAAVACGAAGGGFTADEWAAYIPEVAYQPTCPE; encoded by the coding sequence TTGCGCTTCAACGGCTTCATCTCGTACAGCCATGCCGCGGACGGCAAGCTGGCGCCGGCTGTCCAGCGCGGACTGCACCGGCTCGCGAGGCCCTGGCACCGTCGCCAGGCATTGTGGATCTTCCGCGACCAGACCGGCCTGTCGGTGACGCCCGGGCTGTGGTCGTCGATCCAGAAGGCGCTGGACGGCTCGGAGTGGTTCGTGCTCCTCGCCTCGCCGGCGGCGGCCCGGTCGGCGTGGGTGAACCGGGAGATCGAGTACTGGATCGCGACGAAACCGGCCGGCCGGATCCTGCCCGTGGTGACCGACGGCGAGTGGCGATGGGACGCGGAGGCCGACGACCTGTCCGCGGACTCGACGGCCGTGCCGGACGCCCTGCGTGGCGTCTTCGCCGAGGAGCCGCTCTTCCTCGACCTGCGGTGGGCGAACGACGACCGGAGGTTGAACCTGCGCGACTCCCGGTTCCGGGACGCGATCGCGGAGCTGGCCGCGCCCATGCACGGGGTCGGCAAGGACGAATTGGAGAGCGAGGACCTCCGGCAGCACCGGCAGAGCCGCCGGCTGCGGCGGGTGGCGGTGGCCGCCGTCGCGCTGCTGACCGTGGTGGCGTCCGGGACCGCCGTGCTCGCGGACCACAACGCCGACCGGGCCACGGCCTCGGCGGTGGAGGCTCAGCGCCAGCAGCGGGACGCCGCACACCAGCGGGGCGAGGCTGAGCGGTACGCCGAGCAGGCCCGCCGCCAGCAGGACAACGCGCGCGCCCAGGAGGCTCGGGCACGCGCCGCCACCACCGAACGCAAGCGGCAGGAGGAACGCGCCCGGGAACAGCAGCTCGCGGCGCAGCGGGCGGCGGCCGAAGCGGACCGGCAGGAGAAGGCCGCGCGCCGCCAGCAGGAGCTGGCGAAACGCGCCCGGGAGCTGGCCCGGGAGCAGGAGGCGGTGGCCCGCGAACAACGCGAACTGGCACAGCAGTCGTCGCGGGAGGCGACGAGCCAGCGGATCATCGCGGAGCAGCAGCAACGTCTCGCCGAGGAGGCCGCCGCGGAGACCGAACGGCAGCGGCGCAACGCCCAGCAACAGCAGCGGATGGCTGACGAGGCAGCGGAAGAGGCCCGCCGGCAGAAGGCCCTCGCCGAGCAGAACGCGCGGAAAGCGGAAGCGGCCGCCGCGGAAGCGCGCCGACACGAGGCCGGTGCCGAGGAGCAGAAGCGGGTCACCACCGGGCGACGCCTGATCAACCAGGCGAAGGCGACGATCGACAACGACCCGGTGCTGGCGTTGCGCCTGGGAATCGCCGCACAGCGGATCCAGCCGGGCACCGAGGCCCGTACCGAGCTGGCCGGAATCGTCGCCGCCACCCGCCGGGCCGGCACGATGAGCGACACCTGGTACGCCGCTCACGGGTCCGGTGGCGTCATCGCGGTCGTCGAGTCGGATTTCACGGCCGGGTTGTGGAACGTGGCCGACCCGGCGAACCCGGTCCGGCTCGCCCCGCTCGACGGCTTCCTCTTCACCGCCCAGCCCGTCTTCAGCGGGGACGGCCGGCTGCTCGTGATGTCCGGCGGCTTCGAGCTCACGCCGCAACTGTTCGACGTATCCGATCCGGCCCATCCGGTCCTGGTCGGTACCGTGCCCGAACCGGCGGGCAATTGGACCACCTTCAGCCCGGACGGAAAGATGCTGGGTGTCGTCGACCTCGACGGCGTGTGGTCGCTGTGGGATGTGTCCGACCCGGCCCGTCCCGCACTGCTCACCCGGCAGACCGAGGGATATCCGGCGCCGCTGGGGTTCAGCCCGGACGGCCGTAGCGTGGTGGCCGCCGGCGCGCCCGGAACCGTCTGGAACATCACCGACCGCACCCGCCCGACCAAGGTGGGTACGCTGCCCGGCGACTGGACGCAGGTCACCGTCCACCCGGTCCGGCCCCTGCTGGCCACCAACGACGATGCGGGGACTCTGGCGTTCTGGCGCCTGGACGACCCGGCGAGGCCGCAGCGGGGCGACACGGCGCCGACCCGGTCTCACGCCGTGGCGTTCAGCCCGGACGGCCGGACGATGGCCAGCAGCGACGACGACGGGACGGCGCGGCTCTGGGACCTGACCGACACGCCCGTCCCCATGCTCGAACTCAGCGACCAGGGCGGTTCCCCGAGATCGATGTCGTTCAGCCCGGACGGCCGGACGCTGGCCACGGTCGGCAGCACCCGCACGCTGAGCCTGTGGAATGCCACGGCGCACGGTGAGCCGACAGCCGTCGGACAAGCGGACGGGACCGCCGGGCGGACGGTGACGGCGGCCCTCACCTCGGACGGGCGGCGGCTGACCACCGTGCACGCTGACGGGACGGCGACCGTGTGGGACGTCACCGACCGGGCCCACCCGCTCCGGCGAGCCACCGTGCGGGTCCATGACGGGGGCATCGGCGCGGCCGCCGTCAGCCCGTCCGGCGCCCTGATCGCCGCCGGCGGGTTGACGCCCGAAGCGCCGCTGACGCTCACCGAGGTCGGTGACCCGAGCGCGCCGAAGACGGTCCGCGGGTTGCCCGGCGGGGAACCGGGTGGGCGGATCACGTTCAGCCCGGACGGGCGCACGCTCGCCGTCGACATCGGGAACTACTCCATCGCTTTCTGGGACGTCACCGAGCCGTCCCGGGCCGCGCTGCTGTCCCTCCTGCACGGCGTGGACTGGGTCGAGGCCGTCACCTACAGCCCGGACGGGCACACCATCGCGGTGGGTGAAGGGCGGTCGGTCGCGCTCTGGGACGTGACCGACCGGACGAAGCCGGTGCGGCGCACGACGCTCAAGGGGCACGCGGACGCCGTACTCGGTGCGGCGTTCAGCCCCGACGGGCGCATGCTGGCGACCGGCAGCGCCGACCGGACGGCAGCGGTCTGGAACCTCGACGGCCGCGCTCGCCGGCAGGCCATCCTGACCGGCACCAGGGCCGCGGTACGGTCGGTGGCGTTCGCGCCGGACGGGCGGACGCTGACCACCGGCTCCGAGGACGGCTCGGTGGCGTTCTGGGACGTGGGCGAGCTGTCCGGCCCGGTCCGGATGACGGCGATGCGGCGCGCCTCGTTGGGGTCGAAGTCGCTGGTGCCGCATCCGGACGGACGGACCCTGACGGCCAGCGGTGGGGAACTCGGCGGCCGACGCGCGGTGCTGTGGGACTACTCGTCGTTGATCGCGCTGCGCGACGAGCCCGCAGCGGTCGCCTGCGGGGCGGCGGGTGGTGGCTTCACGGCGGACGAGTGGGCCGCCTACATCCCGGAGGTGGCGTACCAGCCGACCTGCCCCGAATAG